The DNA region CTGCATATATACCAGGGGGATCTTCCCCGAGGCGATATGATAGCCTGAGGCAAGGGCAAGGGCGGCGCCTTCGTTTACTGCAATAATATGACTGTTGTATCCAGCGTGATCCGTAATGTAGGCGCAAAAACTCTTTAAGAGTGAATCAGGAACCCCGGTAAAAAAACCAGTTCCCTTTTCACTGAGGATGTCGTAGAATAACTGTGCTTCTATCATAAACTTACTTTGTTCCGGGAATTAGTTCCAGGATTTCCTTGATGGACATACAGAGGGAATCCGCTTCCAGGGACCGCTCATTTTCCAGGATAACCCTGGCGGTCTTAAGCATTGCAGGGTAGGAAGAACGGAGCATGTGGTTGGCGTAGATGATGATCTTGGCCCCCCAGGCGACAAGTTCCTTTTCGGTGAATTGGTTATAGGTGGTGGGCACTAAAACGATGGGCACATGGCTGTAACCGGAATGAAATTTTTCACAGAACTCTTTAATATCCCCCCCGGACTTTTCTTTGCTGTGGATCATGATACCATCGGCGCCTGCTTTAACATAGGCTTCGGCCCGCTCCAGGGCATGGGAAACCGGAAACCCTGCAATGAGGCTTTCCAGCCGGGCAATGATCATAAAGTCCCGGGTTACCTGGGCCCGCTTTCCGGCGCTTATCTTTTCTGAAAACTCCGGGATGGAAGCGAGTTCCTGGTTTACCTCAGTACCGAAGAGGGAATTCTTTTTTAACCCGACCTTGTCTTCAATAATTACTGCGGATACTCCATTTCGTTCCAGGGTACGCACGGTAAATACAAAGTGCTCGCTTTTCCCGCCGGTGTCACCGTCATAGATGATGGGCTTGGTGGTACATTCCAGAACATTGGTGAGATCCTGGAGACGGGTGGTTAGGTCTACAGCCTCAATGTCGGGCTTTCCCTTGCTAGTAGAATCGGTGAGGCTTGATGACCACATGCCATCAAAGCTGTGAACCCCGTCATCCTTACCGATTTCCAGGTTTTCGATGATCAACCCCGAAAGGCCCGAGTGGGCTTCCATGATCCGCACCACAGGCTTTACCTCAATGAGCCGGCGCAAAGCCCTGAGCCTGATGTCCGGTGTAGTGCCGATGGAATGCTGGGCTTCGTTCATGGCGGTGGAGTTGATCCCCTTGGTGTAAGGTACTTCTATGACCGTGCCGCCCTGTTCCGCCATAAGCGCATACACATCATCCCGGATTTTACTCAAGGGACCACTTTTCCAATCATCCCCATGGATGATAAAATCGGGCCGGTATTTTTTAAGGTTCGGCACATAACTCCATTCTTCCTGGGGCGCCACCCGGGCAACACCTTTTATGTTTTCCACCACCGCTTTCCGTTGATCGTAGGTGAGAAAGGGGATACGTTTGTGGGATGCGATGGCAGAATCAGTGAGGAGTCCCACCATAACTTCACCGTATTTTTCAGCTTCCTGAATAATATTGATGATCCCTGGGTGGATGATATCTCCGGTCATTCCTAGATAGACAGTTTTCATAGTTACCTTTTAGAAGAAATGGCCTAGGCCAATAAATAATTCCCGGTAGCGGCCTGCAGGCATTTTCCCTGATTGGGCCCATTCCCGCAGATCCCAACCTATGCTGCCCCGCAGATAGAGGCTGCGCCAGGGAAGAGAAAAGACGATTACTTCAATACCGGCGGAAGAAATCAATTCGCCGAATTCGATTTTTTCTCCGCTTCGGGTTTCGCCATTAAACATGGCCATATCAATAAAGGGGGAGAAATGTACTTCAACATCAACGGGCCGGAATCCATGGGTATTGAACCACCGGGAGGGGGTAAAGGTGAGGATACGCAGGGGTAATTCCAAATTGAAAGAAAGCATAGAGTTGGCTATCAGCTCATT from Treponema primitia ZAS-2 includes:
- the aepX gene encoding phosphoenolpyruvate mutase, whose product is MKTVYLGMTGDIIHPGIINIIQEAEKYGEVMVGLLTDSAIASHKRIPFLTYDQRKAVVENIKGVARVAPQEEWSYVPNLKKYRPDFIIHGDDWKSGPLSKIRDDVYALMAEQGGTVIEVPYTKGINSTAMNEAQHSIGTTPDIRLRALRRLIEVKPVVRIMEAHSGLSGLIIENLEIGKDDGVHSFDGMWSSSLTDSTSKGKPDIEAVDLTTRLQDLTNVLECTTKPIIYDGDTGGKSEHFVFTVRTLERNGVSAVIIEDKVGLKKNSLFGTEVNQELASIPEFSEKISAGKRAQVTRDFMIIARLESLIAGFPVSHALERAEAYVKAGADGIMIHSKEKSGGDIKEFCEKFHSGYSHVPIVLVPTTYNQFTEKELVAWGAKIIIYANHMLRSSYPAMLKTARVILENERSLEADSLCMSIKEILELIPGTK